The DNA region CCCTCTCTTTGGCTTGCTTGAAAAGCGGTGATTAACAACCCAGCGACCAGCAATGTTTTCGTCTCGAGTTGTATTTCGGATCGTTTCAAGTGGACGACCGTTGCGATCACATGGATATTCACCCGCGAACATAATCACATGGTCACTGACCCGAAGGGTCGTTTCAGCAAACGATCCTTCGAGTGTGCTAACCAGAGTTCCCTTCTTTACGGCGCCAGATGAGTTTACATATGGCACGTTGTAAAGAACGAGATGCTGTTGTTCGATTGAGGCCTCATAGCCCTCATCGATCAAGCGTGTGACATCCGCTCTAAGATTTGTCGGTTTCCGAGACATCGAAGATCATCCCTTTCTTCAATTTGACGCTTTCACCGGCAATCAAGGAGCCCTCTGGCTGGTCACGACGCCCTTTGCGATAGCTGACGGTGTATTCAGTGTTTGGAGTTTCTTCGCTGTCAGGAAAAGCGAGCTTGGCCAACTCCTCAAAACTAATCTTTCCCGGCTCGACATACTCTTCTATCGTATTGACAATGATGCAAATTATCGCCGGAAGTCTTGACAAGACCCGTTCGACTCCTTTGCGGCTCAACCTGATGATTTCATCGTCTGCGATTGGCTGATCGCGCTGGCTATCAAGGATCAGTTCGTGATCATCGGGAACACCTGCATAGCGGCGAATGTCCTTGGCAGAGAGCTCTTCAGCACCCCATTCATAGCCACGTTCGTTGATGGTGAGTGAATAGGTGCGATCTCCTTCAAACGAAAGGTAGCGAGCATTCTGCGCCACCCGCAGATCAACCCATTCTTCCAGCCCCAATGAACGAGACGTCGCAGAGCCCAGCTCAATGATCACATAGTCACTTACGGGATTTAGCCCCGCGCTCGACCGGATCATGCGGCCATTAATGATGGGATCGTTGGTACTGATGGTCTGTCCATCAACTTCGAATGCGTAAATTCCGCTTCCTGGCATTTCAACCTCCATTTTAAGTGGCGCATTCATCATATATTTAGTTTACGGCTAATTTCAAGCTATTATTTAGCTATTATTTGATGTTTTTTTATTTGACAAATATGGTGATAATAGCTATAAACTATTGACACGTTGGGGAGACACATCATGAAACGAACAATGACGCTCAATCTTTCGGAAATGGAAATGAGCGTTTTAGAAACAATGTGCGAAGAAAAAGGCCTGTCAAAAACGGCGTTAGTCCGACAGGCTCTGCGGCTTTACAAGTCTGTTGACGAACGGCTTGCGCGCGGTGACAAGATTTTTGTCGAGAATTCGGACAAGTCCGAAAAAGCAGAGTTGATGGTTTTATGAAGAAGCTAATCGACCGCGTTTTTCTGCTGAATCGCACAACGGGACAATACGAAGGCGCAGAGCTTTTTCACGGCTTCGATATGAGCAACCTTTCTCATATCGAGGGGCGGTGGCGTCCCATGTTCGAAGTCCGGCGCAACGAGGCAAAAGAAACAAGACAAACGTTAGCAAGCATTAATGCTGAAGATGCCCACTGGGATTGGGGTAAGAAGGCACTGGCAGCGATCAACGATCCATTTTTGTTCGACTTCTTTGTGCTGGAATGCGGTGGCAACACGCAAGCGATCATGATGACACGAAAAGGTGGCGTCGATTGCTTTAGCCGCCACGTAGAGCATGAACGCAAACCGTTGATTTATGTTGAGTTCCTCGCGACAGCTCCGTGGAATAGACCCGGTTTTGTTGCTGAACCAACCTATAAAGGATCTGGCCGAGTGCTTATAGCGACAGCGGTCAGCTTAAGTCTGGAAGAGGAAATGGGAGGCCGTGTTGGCCTGCATTCACTTCCTGCCGCAGAGCAATTTTACCGAGATGCGATCGGCATGAGCGATCTCGGTTTAGACGAAGAAGGAGTGCATGAGGGGCTACGGTACTTTGAACTTCCGGCGAGCCAGGCTGCAATCTTCTTATCCGTGCAACACTAAACAAGAGGAGTCGACTATGAAGCTTCATTTCACCCATGACTGGCTGCGCAGCCATATTGAAAATGACCCGGATGTTGATTGCGATGCGGGTCTCCCACTTCGCGACACGACTCCGCTGCATCGATTTGTATCAGATCAGACGGAATCCGGTTCAAGTACACCGCAGCAGGCCGACGCTACAACCGGGCAAAAGTCACTTGTGCTACATATGCTCGTCTATCAGTTACGACGCAAAGAGGGCCTGAGCATTGCCAAGCTTGCTGAGCAACTTCGTGTGGATGAGGCAGAACTAAAGCAGGTCGAAACAAATCCATCTTATATTCCAAAACCTAGAACCATCCATCAACTTGCGATACATCTTAAAGTACCCGCAAAAGCGATAGAGCTACTAACGGCTGCCTCAAGTGCGCAAAATGATAACCTCACAGCTGCCGCACATCGCTTTGCGGCCAGATCAGAAGACCTATCGAAGCTAAGCACATCGGAACGCCGAGAGTTTAACGATTTTGTAAAGGTACTGGCTTCGATGGATAAGGATAAATGAGGAATGGCAGTATTAGAGCCAATGATCGGCGACTATGAACGACGTGACATTCATGATCACGTCGCTCGGCTGCTCAGAGACTTGGGCAATCCAGAGCCTCCCCTGCGATTGGAGCAAGTACGGGAGTTGCAGAAACTCGATCTCACCTACTATAGCAAGGCCGATCTTAATCTCTTAGATGAGATCGCACACAAAGCTCGGATGGCTGGCCACGTAATCTCTAGCTCCGCAAAACGTATGGTTGATGTCGTCAGCGAGCATGGCTTGCGCGGAATGCTAATGCTGCAGGAAGGTGACAAACGCATTTTCATTGATGATGATGCTGTGCCACCGCTCAAGCGTCGCTTCATCATTGCTCACGAAATTACTCACGATCTGTTACCGTGGCACCGTTCGCTGCTTCTCGGAGACAACGAGTCAACGCTCAATCCGACCTTTCACCAGACAATGGAGGCTGAAGCCAACTATGGTGGTCGGCACCTAATATTTATGGGTGAACGTTTCCAGCCAGAGGCACTGGAC from Roseibium sp. HPY-6 includes:
- a CDS encoding multiubiquitin domain-containing protein, whose product is MPGSGIYAFEVDGQTISTNDPIINGRMIRSSAGLNPVSDYVIIELGSATSRSLGLEEWVDLRVAQNARYLSFEGDRTYSLTINERGYEWGAEELSAKDIRRYAGVPDDHELILDSQRDQPIADDEIIRLSRKGVERVLSRLPAIICIIVNTIEEYVEPGKISFEELAKLAFPDSEETPNTEYTVSYRKGRRDQPEGSLIAGESVKLKKGMIFDVSETDKS
- a CDS encoding ribbon-helix-helix protein, CopG family, which codes for MTLNLSEMEMSVLETMCEEKGLSKTALVRQALRLYKSVDERLARGDKIFVENSDKSEKAELMVL
- a CDS encoding helix-turn-helix transcriptional regulator, producing the protein MKLHFTHDWLRSHIENDPDVDCDAGLPLRDTTPLHRFVSDQTESGSSTPQQADATTGQKSLVLHMLVYQLRRKEGLSIAKLAEQLRVDEAELKQVETNPSYIPKPRTIHQLAIHLKVPAKAIELLTAASSAQNDNLTAAAHRFAARSEDLSKLSTSERREFNDFVKVLASMDKDK
- a CDS encoding ImmA/IrrE family metallo-endopeptidase, whose amino-acid sequence is MAVLEPMIGDYERRDIHDHVARLLRDLGNPEPPLRLEQVRELQKLDLTYYSKADLNLLDEIAHKARMAGHVISSSAKRMVDVVSEHGLRGMLMLQEGDKRIFIDDDAVPPLKRRFIIAHEITHDLLPWHRSLLLGDNESTLNPTFHQTMEAEANYGGRHLIFMGERFQPEALDHTFAWKTIDQLRKRYGNTLTTTLWQMVCERDPLCPAFGLVSRHPYHAEICAKAGDEKVAYFPRSKALIERFPGVTTESAYAAVCEHATTRKRGPVGEGESVFLDANHDPHLFEISCFSNTYDLLTYGIYKGPSKRIFAYKNRAA